One window of the Nocardia huaxiensis genome contains the following:
- a CDS encoding helix-turn-helix domain-containing GNAT family N-acetyltransferase, producing MTSLDMPVVRSDHRVDALPIADATTYASWFACLADPTRVRLLHHVAAQPAGTTIGEIAEALGVGQPTVSHHVRKLAEVGFVRVHKDRTSTIVAINPACCTGLPHAADVVMGVLPPQPCCPADIPSDVTVRALTADDWDAVRRIYGEGIATGVATFATEIPAAEVLDRTWLPGHRWVAEIDGEIVGWAAATPVSEHDYYRGVAETSIYVAEDMRGRGVGKALLRTQVLAADQDGLWTLQHSTFPENRAGIALHHSAGFRTVGVRERIAQLNGQWRDTVLLERRSGGCA from the coding sequence ATGACATCGCTGGACATGCCGGTCGTGCGTTCCGATCACCGCGTGGACGCGCTGCCGATCGCGGACGCGACCACCTACGCGAGCTGGTTCGCCTGCCTGGCCGACCCCACCCGAGTACGACTGCTCCACCATGTCGCCGCCCAGCCCGCCGGGACCACCATCGGTGAGATCGCCGAGGCGCTCGGGGTCGGCCAGCCCACGGTGTCTCATCACGTGCGCAAGCTCGCCGAGGTCGGATTCGTCCGAGTTCACAAGGACCGCACCAGCACCATCGTCGCGATCAACCCCGCCTGCTGCACCGGCCTGCCGCACGCCGCCGACGTCGTCATGGGTGTGCTGCCGCCACAGCCGTGCTGCCCCGCCGACATCCCCTCCGACGTCACCGTCCGCGCCCTGACCGCCGACGATTGGGACGCGGTACGCCGCATCTACGGCGAGGGCATCGCCACCGGTGTCGCCACCTTCGCCACCGAGATCCCTGCCGCCGAAGTCCTCGACCGCACGTGGCTACCCGGGCATCGATGGGTGGCCGAGATCGACGGCGAGATCGTCGGATGGGCTGCTGCCACACCGGTTTCCGAGCACGACTACTATCGCGGCGTCGCCGAAACCTCCATCTACGTCGCCGAGGACATGCGCGGGCGCGGCGTCGGCAAAGCACTTCTGCGCACGCAGGTCCTCGCCGCCGACCAGGACGGGCTGTGGACGCTGCAGCACTCGACCTTCCCAGAAAATCGCGCCGGCATCGCCCTGCACCACTCGGCCGGATTCCGCACCGTCGGCGTGCGTGAACGCATCGCCCAGCTCAACGGCCAGTGGCGCGACACCGTCCTCCTCGAGCGCCGCAGCGGCGGCTGCGCCTGA
- a CDS encoding FAD-dependent oxidoreductase, with translation MNELPVVVVGAGPIGLAAAAELRERGLTPLVFERGASAGAAVSQWNHVRVFSRWGELIAPAARRLLESTGWTAPRADSYPTGRDWAVDYLVPLAKALGEDVVRVGVEVIGVSRRGRDRVVDAGRESEPFTVRVRHTDGHEERVLARAIIDASGTWGGTNPLGGDGLPALGETAAAHAISYRVPDLDDEQVRARYAGAHTVIAGSGHSALTAIIALADLAEQAPGTRITWVLRRGEVGNTFGGGDADQLPARGALGQRAKQALDQGLLQVVTGFRTAAVEPGDDRRVTLVSEAGARIEDVDQVVTLTGFRPQLEWLSEIRLGLDPVLQAPVRLAPLIDPNVHSCGTVYPHGVTELAHPEPGFYLAGMKSYGRAPTFLALTGYEQVRSIAAELAGDHESATRVELTLPDTGVCGGAGVFDGPDTTEATNAGGGCCGGGGGSAAPQLITLGTAANSCN, from the coding sequence ATGAACGAGTTGCCCGTCGTCGTGGTGGGAGCCGGGCCGATCGGCCTGGCCGCCGCGGCCGAACTGCGCGAACGCGGCCTCACCCCGCTGGTGTTCGAACGCGGCGCAAGCGCCGGCGCCGCGGTGTCGCAGTGGAACCACGTGCGGGTGTTCTCCCGCTGGGGTGAGCTGATCGCCCCCGCCGCCCGCAGACTGCTCGAATCCACCGGCTGGACCGCGCCGCGAGCCGATTCGTACCCGACCGGGCGTGACTGGGCCGTGGACTACCTGGTGCCGCTGGCGAAGGCCCTCGGCGAGGACGTGGTACGGGTCGGGGTCGAAGTCATCGGGGTCTCGCGCCGGGGCCGCGACCGGGTCGTGGACGCCGGCCGCGAGAGCGAACCGTTCACCGTGCGCGTACGCCACACCGACGGCCATGAGGAACGGGTGCTCGCTCGCGCGATCATCGACGCCTCGGGCACCTGGGGCGGCACCAACCCGCTCGGCGGTGACGGTCTACCCGCGCTCGGGGAAACCGCTGCCGCGCACGCGATCTCCTACCGTGTCCCCGATCTCGACGACGAGCAGGTCCGCGCCCGCTATGCCGGTGCGCACACCGTGATCGCGGGCAGCGGGCATTCCGCGCTCACCGCGATCATCGCGCTGGCCGATCTGGCCGAACAGGCGCCCGGCACCCGGATCACCTGGGTCCTGCGGCGGGGAGAGGTCGGCAACACCTTCGGTGGCGGCGACGCCGACCAGCTGCCCGCACGAGGTGCGCTCGGACAGCGCGCGAAGCAGGCACTCGATCAGGGCCTGCTCCAGGTGGTGACCGGATTCCGCACCGCCGCAGTCGAACCAGGGGACGACCGCCGGGTCACACTGGTCTCGGAGGCCGGTGCCCGGATCGAGGACGTGGATCAGGTGGTGACCTTGACCGGATTCCGGCCGCAGCTCGAATGGCTCTCCGAAATCCGCCTCGGTCTGGACCCGGTGCTGCAGGCCCCGGTGCGGCTGGCTCCGCTGATCGACCCGAACGTGCACTCCTGCGGCACCGTCTACCCGCACGGCGTCACAGAACTCGCTCATCCCGAACCCGGCTTCTACCTGGCCGGAATGAAAAGCTACGGCCGCGCCCCGACCTTCCTCGCCCTCACCGGATACGAACAGGTCCGCAGCATCGCCGCCGAACTGGCCGGCGACCACGAATCCGCCACCCGCGTGGAACTGACCCTGCCCGACACCGGCGTGTGCGGCGGCGCGGGAGTCTTCGACGGCCCCGACACCACCGAGGCGACCAACGCGGGCGGTGGCTGTTGCGGAGGCGGCGGCGGTTCGGCTGCACCGCAACTGATCACCCTGGGCACGGCGGCCAACAGCTGCAACTGA
- a CDS encoding MFS transporter, with translation MTHLETTRTGSLTRSGLRRVLAVLCLTEITSWGILFYAFPVLAVSISDDTGWSLPTITAAFSLGQLAAALIGIPVGRTLDRVGPRTVMTLGSVSSVAAVLVLATAPNLGVFFLGWTLAGVAMGAVLYPPAFAALTRWWGEDRLKALMILTLAAGLASTVFAPLTATLDAHNGWRTTYLVLGAILAAVTIPAHWFGLHGPWPHPPAPPHDAFADHAAVARSRGFVMLVITVCLAAFATSAAVFNLVPLLQERGFSPALAAWALGLGGAGQVLGRIGYLPLAARSTVLTRTLAILAATAFATALLGLVTGVTVLIAVSIGAGLVRGIFTLVQATAIPDRWGATHYGRLNGLLSAPVVVVMALGPWAGTALSAWTGSYAHAYLILAAIAALSVLTGTAAGVPDPPSEKTDGT, from the coding sequence ATGACGCACCTCGAAACCACGCGGACCGGATCGCTCACCCGATCCGGTCTGCGCCGGGTCCTGGCCGTGCTGTGCCTGACCGAGATCACCAGCTGGGGCATCCTGTTCTACGCCTTCCCCGTTCTCGCGGTCTCCATCAGCGACGACACCGGCTGGTCGCTGCCCACGATCACCGCCGCGTTCTCCCTCGGCCAACTCGCCGCCGCCCTCATCGGCATCCCGGTCGGACGCACCCTCGATCGCGTCGGCCCCCGGACCGTCATGACCCTCGGCTCGGTGTCGAGCGTCGCCGCCGTCCTCGTGCTCGCGACCGCTCCGAACCTGGGCGTGTTCTTCCTCGGCTGGACCCTGGCCGGTGTGGCGATGGGCGCGGTGCTCTATCCGCCCGCGTTCGCCGCGCTCACCCGCTGGTGGGGTGAGGACCGGCTCAAAGCTCTGATGATCCTCACCCTCGCCGCCGGACTCGCCAGCACCGTTTTCGCCCCGCTCACCGCCACACTCGACGCCCACAACGGCTGGCGCACAACCTATCTCGTTCTCGGTGCCATTCTGGCCGCGGTAACGATCCCCGCGCACTGGTTCGGTCTCCACGGACCCTGGCCGCATCCGCCGGCCCCGCCGCACGACGCGTTCGCCGACCATGCCGCAGTTGCCCGCAGCCGCGGCTTCGTCATGCTCGTCATCACGGTGTGCCTGGCCGCGTTCGCCACCTCAGCCGCCGTGTTCAATCTCGTTCCGTTGTTGCAGGAGCGCGGATTCTCCCCGGCGCTCGCTGCATGGGCTCTCGGACTCGGCGGTGCCGGGCAAGTCCTGGGCCGCATCGGCTACCTGCCCCTCGCCGCCCGCAGCACCGTGCTGACCCGCACCCTGGCCATCCTCGCCGCCACCGCATTCGCCACCGCGCTCCTCGGACTCGTGACCGGGGTGACGGTGCTGATCGCGGTCTCCATCGGTGCGGGCCTGGTCCGCGGCATCTTCACCCTCGTCCAAGCCACCGCCATCCCCGACCGTTGGGGCGCAACCCATTACGGACGCCTCAACGGCCTGCTCTCCGCCCCCGTTGTGGTCGTCATGGCACTCGGGCCATGGGCGGGCACCGCACTGTCGGCCTGGACGGGCAGCTACGCCCACGCCTACCTCATCCTCGCTGCCATCGCCGCACTCTCAGTACTCACCGGCACCGCTGCCGGAGTACCCGATCCGCCCTCGGAAAAGACCGACGGGACATAG